The following is a genomic window from Fundulus heteroclitus isolate FHET01 chromosome 16, MU-UCD_Fhet_4.1, whole genome shotgun sequence.
AAACCTTTTATAGAAGGTCAAGCAGGGgccattttatgattttttacATCTCGTCAATTTTGCAAAACACAGctattacattttcatttacttGCAGGATTTATTTAGCATCCGCCATGTCTGCTCTTAATTTGCAGCAGCACAAACAGTTATTTGATTACATAGAGTGACAATGTATGCATCAGTCACATACTAAATTGATTAGATTAGAATAGAATAGGATAGCTATCGATGAAATAGAAACAACCAGAGTAAACAGCAAATGTAATTAGATTGAGGAAGGGTCAGGTGGATTGCTAATCCAACATGCACTTTAGCCACCAGTAACAGAAATTGTGACAGTGTCACTTAGAGGGGAAATAAAGGTTTGATGATCCAGagttttattataataacaCCTGTAATCTCCCACATGACTAGAATTGGCTTCAAGAAATCTGAAAGTAGAGGAGTTGGTACTTGATAGTTGGGTCTTATAGAATGATGCCGAGGTCTTCTCCATGGTGAATGATCCGCCTAAATATTGAGTCGAGATAGAACAAGTGATAGCGACAAGCTGGCCAAAGCCAACTGCACCTGCAGGATCCATGATGATGCTTGGCTTTGGAAGGATCActgaaaaacaatgtgaaatgttatttataaagACACTTTGAATTAACTGTTCAAGCTAAATGAAGAATAATTACCAGTCAGATTCAGATGGGCTTGATCGCTAAAGTCGGTGCCAGAAATTGTACTTTGAAATTTGCACTGGTACACTCCCTCATCCTCAAAGCTGACTCGTTGAATATGTAAAGTAGCTGAGCTACTGCTTGAGTGCACAGTTTGGCTGAAAGGACCTGATGACTTTGTGAAGATGAATGATCCTCCTCCTATGTCCACACTGAACCAACAAGTAATGTTGACATCCTCACCCCACATAACCACACCCGTGGGCTCAATGGTGATGTTGGGCTTTGGGTAGTTCACTGAAAAATGACACAAACAGTATTTATTTGAGGCGGTCACACAGTGTCACCTTGGCATGGTAAATTAATATCATGACAGAGTGTCTAACTTCCGATTTGCCATCAGTTCTGTACAATTAGAAAAAATGTTGTACTGCATTTATTACAACTGTTAGACTCTCTTTTCAGCAAAAAGTCTACATATTGGTGTTAGGGTTCAATGATCGCTTTATTACACAATTGCTTTTGGATGTGACAGACCAAATAACGTTACTTTAaatctttttcaaattctttaataTACGGTGTATGTGTTTACAAATCATTCCAAGAATCATGGAGCAGTACAATCAAATAGGCGACAGGTTTTTCTGTTGCAAAACAACATTTGAATTCTTAAATTATTGTGAATGTCACAGACAGGAACTATGTACTTCTGGCCTTTAAGCCTCTAAAGCTGTTTCCAGTTCCTATTGGGagatttaatatttgtttagcTATTAggaaacataaatgtttttactaaaaatggGTTCTTACCAGAACAGATGACACCAGCATCCTGACTATGATTACAGTGCTGAGCTCCAAATCCACTGTGCGAACACTCAGACAGATGCCTTTCGCTCCCTGTGCAGGTCACTTCATTGATTTGTCCAAATCCCTCTCCAAAGTGATGGATACTCCGTGATGTGCCGCATCCCAGCTGTCTACAGACCACTCTAGCCTCGTTTATGTTCCAGCTGTTATTGCAGATAGTTCCCCAAGATCCATTGTTGTAGATTTCAACTCGTCCAGAACATCTACTTGGTCCAACTAATCGGATCAGGCCAGCTATGAACAGTACAAGGCATTATTAAAAGAACCAACCTTAGGGAAATCCTACTCAAAGTAATTCAAAAAGActgaaaatgcaattaaaaactgctttaatccggttatgattaaaacatttgttttgtttagttggCTTTTTTGGTTGCTTTTTGTCATAACCCTTCCAAAATGTGAAGTAACTGAACTCTTTCTGAATGCAACGGATGTTTACTAGAAAATGTTTATcatgatgtttaaaaaaagtttgtttatcTGTTCACATCTCCTTGGTCACTTTTACAGGCAAAACTAATGTCTGTTATGTAAcatctctttttatttcttctgtttgttttcaaagtCTCTTGTTCTGGCACATTAGCAAAGTGTACTTGTCACAGTAAAACGTTAGCATTGGAGGAAGGCCTCTGTGTTTGTGGGAAAACTCCCACTTCAATGTGCAAGCCCACATATTTGCATGATATCaaatcctccttttttttcatatcacaACTATTCTCTCTTAACTTTAAATTGTAGTAATCTTTGTTAGCTTGTCATATTAACgttgttaatttgttttgtaat
Proteins encoded in this region:
- the LOC118566373 gene encoding deleted in malignant brain tumors 1 protein-like, translating into MFMLLVQPAGYPVRLIGPSRCAGRVEIYHSGWQTVCDDGWDLNDAQVVCRQMGCGTALAATHSAYFGKGTDNIFLDDVACTGSETHLTDCSHRGIWVQNCTHDQDAGVICSAGLIRLVGPSRCSGRVEIYNNGSWGTICNNSWNINEARVVCRQLGCGTSRSIHHFGEGFGQINEVTCTGSERHLSECSHSGFGAQHCNHSQDAGVICSVNYPKPNITIEPTGVVMWGEDVNITCWFSVDIGGGSFIFTKSSGPFSQTVHSSSSSATLHIQRVSFEDEGVYQCKFQSTISGTDFSDQAHLNLTVILPKPSIIMDPAGAVGFGQLVAITCSISTQYLGGSFTMEKTSASFYKTQLSSTNSSTFRFLEANSSHVGDYRCYYNKTLDHQTFISPLSDTVTISVTGG